One genomic region from Osmerus eperlanus chromosome 6, fOsmEpe2.1, whole genome shotgun sequence encodes:
- the gclc gene encoding glutamate--cysteine ligase catalytic subunit isoform X1: protein MGLLSQGSPLNWEETKKYADYVRKHGIIQFLNIYNKVKERQKDVLKWGDEVEYMLIEIDEKNEKVRLVLNGGEVLETLQERGENSNPNHPTLWRPEYGSYMIEGTPGQPYGGTMSEFNTVEDNMGKRRREALSVLNENETLCTITSFPRLGCPGFTQPEYRPTPVEKGVSKSLFFPDEAINRHPRFSTLTRNIRHRRGEKVVINVPIFKDKSTLSPFVEKFLEDDGEAAKASLPDHIYMDAMGFGMGNCCLQVTFQACSIDEARYLYDQLATFCPIVMALSAASPFYRGYVSDIDCRWGVISASVDDRTQEERGLEPLKNNKYRILKSRYDSIDSYLSSCGEKYNDIDLTIDEEINKQLLDAGIDKLLAQHIAHLFIRDPLSLFQEKINLDDENESEHFESLQSTNWQTMRFKPPPPNSDIGWRVEFRPMEVQLTDFENSAYVVFVVLLTRVILSYKLDFLIPLSKVDENMKVAQKRNAVKEGMFYFRKDIFKGCNPVDGSSAAQNGLDIDADGEMYTLMSIDTIINGKEGIFQGLIPILNCYLENMEVDVDTRCTILNYLKLIKKRASGELMTMAKWMREFVAHHPQYKQDSVITDKINFDFIRKCDRIAKGEEKCPELIGEPVNRGK, encoded by the exons ATGGGCTTGCTGTCACAAGGGTCGCCGTTGAACTGGGAAGAAACAAAAAAGTATGCAGACTATGTCAGGAAACATGGTATTATTCAGTTCCTCAACATCTACAACAAGGTGAAAGAACGGCAGAAGGATGTGTTGAAATGGGGCGATGAG GTGGAATACATGTTGATTGAAATAGACGAAAAGAAtgaaaaggttcgtcttgtgcTGAATGGTGGAGAGGTTTTGGAAACGCTTCAGGAAAGAGGTGAAAACAGTAACCCCAA CCATCCCACCCTATGGAGGCCAGAATATGGCAGCTACATGATTGAAGGGACTCCAGGACAGCCGTATGGAGGGACTATGTCAGAGTTCAACACAGTGGAGGACAACAtggggaaaaggaggagagaagccttGTCAGTCCTCAATGAGAATGAAACACTCTGCACCATCACATCATTCCCAAG GTTAGGATGTCCAGGGTTCACCCAACCAGAGTACCGCCCCACACCTGTTGAAAAAGGAGTGTCAAAGTCATTGTTCTTCCCAGATGAAGCCATAAACCGACACCCAAGATTTAG CACATTGACCCGGAACATTCGTCATAGAAGAGGGGAAAAAGTGGTTATCAATGTACCAA TATTCAAAGACAAGAGTACTCTGTCTCCTTTTGTGGAGAAGTTCCTTGAGGATGACGGGGAGGCAGCCAAGGCATCTCTCCCTGATCACATCTACATGGACGCCATGGGCTTTGGGATGGGCAACTGTTGCCTTCAG GTGACATTCCAAGCTTGCAGCATTGATGAGGCTCGGTACCTTTATGACCAACTAGCAACATTCTGCCCTATTGTG ATGGCCCTAAGTGCTGCGTCACCCTTCTACAGGGGGTATGTGTCAGACATAGACTGTCGCTGGGGAGTTATCTCTGCCTCGGTGGACGACCGgacgcaggaggagagaggcctggAG CCTTTGAAGAACAACAAATACAGGATCTTGAAATCGAGATATGATTCAATAGACAGCTACCTCTCCAGCTGTGGTGAAAAGTACAATGACATAGATCTTACCATAGATGAGGAGATCAATAAACAGCTTCTAGATGCAG gGATTGACAAATTGCTGGCACAACACATCGCCCACCTTTTCATCCGGGAcccactgtctctcttccaGGAAAAGATTAATCTGGATGATGAAAACGAGTCTGAACACTTTGAG AGCCTCCAGTCAACTAACTGGCAGACGATGAGGTTTAAACCACCCCCTCCGAACTCAGACATTGGCTGGAGGGTGGAATTTCGCCCTATGGAG GTTCAACTAACTGATTTTGAGAACTCTGCCTATGTAGTCTTCGTGGTTCTGCTCACCAGGGTTATCCTGTCGTATAAGCTGGACTTCCTCATCCCCTTATCAAAG GTTGACGAGAACATGAAAGTTGCTCAGAAGAGGAATGCAGTCAAAGAGGGCATGTTCTACTTCCGGAAGGACATCTTTAAAG GATGCAACCCAGTGGACGGTTCCTCTGCAGCCCAGAATGGCCTGGATATAGATGCCGATGGGGAGATGTACACTCTGATGAGCATCGACACCATTATCAATGGAAAG GAAGGAATATTTCAGGGGCTGATCCCCATCCTGAACTGCTATCTagagaacatggaggtggatgttgacaCCAGATGCACCATCCTCAACTACCTGAAGCTAATCAAGAAACGTGCCTCAG GTGAACTGATGACGATGGCGAAGTGGATGAGGGAGTTTGTTGCTCACCACCCTCAGTATAAGCAGGACAGCGTCATCACTGACAAGATCAACTTTGACTTTATTCGGAAGTGTGACAGGATTGCAAAAGGGGAAGAGAAGTGCCCAGAACTCATAGGAGAACCAGTCAATCGGGGCAAATAA
- the gclc gene encoding glutamate--cysteine ligase catalytic subunit isoform X2: MGLLSQGSPLNWEETKKYADYVRKHGIIQFLNIYNKVKERQKDVLKWGDEVEYMLIEIDEKNEKVRLVLNGGEVLETLQERGENSNPNHPTLWRPEYGSYMIEGTPGQPYGGTMSEFNTVEDNMGKRRREALSVLNENETLCTITSFPSTLTRNIRHRRGEKVVINVPIFKDKSTLSPFVEKFLEDDGEAAKASLPDHIYMDAMGFGMGNCCLQVTFQACSIDEARYLYDQLATFCPIVMALSAASPFYRGYVSDIDCRWGVISASVDDRTQEERGLEPLKNNKYRILKSRYDSIDSYLSSCGEKYNDIDLTIDEEINKQLLDAGIDKLLAQHIAHLFIRDPLSLFQEKINLDDENESEHFESLQSTNWQTMRFKPPPPNSDIGWRVEFRPMEVQLTDFENSAYVVFVVLLTRVILSYKLDFLIPLSKVDENMKVAQKRNAVKEGMFYFRKDIFKGCNPVDGSSAAQNGLDIDADGEMYTLMSIDTIINGKEGIFQGLIPILNCYLENMEVDVDTRCTILNYLKLIKKRASGELMTMAKWMREFVAHHPQYKQDSVITDKINFDFIRKCDRIAKGEEKCPELIGEPVNRGK; the protein is encoded by the exons ATGGGCTTGCTGTCACAAGGGTCGCCGTTGAACTGGGAAGAAACAAAAAAGTATGCAGACTATGTCAGGAAACATGGTATTATTCAGTTCCTCAACATCTACAACAAGGTGAAAGAACGGCAGAAGGATGTGTTGAAATGGGGCGATGAG GTGGAATACATGTTGATTGAAATAGACGAAAAGAAtgaaaaggttcgtcttgtgcTGAATGGTGGAGAGGTTTTGGAAACGCTTCAGGAAAGAGGTGAAAACAGTAACCCCAA CCATCCCACCCTATGGAGGCCAGAATATGGCAGCTACATGATTGAAGGGACTCCAGGACAGCCGTATGGAGGGACTATGTCAGAGTTCAACACAGTGGAGGACAACAtggggaaaaggaggagagaagccttGTCAGTCCTCAATGAGAATGAAACACTCTGCACCATCACATCATTCCCAAG CACATTGACCCGGAACATTCGTCATAGAAGAGGGGAAAAAGTGGTTATCAATGTACCAA TATTCAAAGACAAGAGTACTCTGTCTCCTTTTGTGGAGAAGTTCCTTGAGGATGACGGGGAGGCAGCCAAGGCATCTCTCCCTGATCACATCTACATGGACGCCATGGGCTTTGGGATGGGCAACTGTTGCCTTCAG GTGACATTCCAAGCTTGCAGCATTGATGAGGCTCGGTACCTTTATGACCAACTAGCAACATTCTGCCCTATTGTG ATGGCCCTAAGTGCTGCGTCACCCTTCTACAGGGGGTATGTGTCAGACATAGACTGTCGCTGGGGAGTTATCTCTGCCTCGGTGGACGACCGgacgcaggaggagagaggcctggAG CCTTTGAAGAACAACAAATACAGGATCTTGAAATCGAGATATGATTCAATAGACAGCTACCTCTCCAGCTGTGGTGAAAAGTACAATGACATAGATCTTACCATAGATGAGGAGATCAATAAACAGCTTCTAGATGCAG gGATTGACAAATTGCTGGCACAACACATCGCCCACCTTTTCATCCGGGAcccactgtctctcttccaGGAAAAGATTAATCTGGATGATGAAAACGAGTCTGAACACTTTGAG AGCCTCCAGTCAACTAACTGGCAGACGATGAGGTTTAAACCACCCCCTCCGAACTCAGACATTGGCTGGAGGGTGGAATTTCGCCCTATGGAG GTTCAACTAACTGATTTTGAGAACTCTGCCTATGTAGTCTTCGTGGTTCTGCTCACCAGGGTTATCCTGTCGTATAAGCTGGACTTCCTCATCCCCTTATCAAAG GTTGACGAGAACATGAAAGTTGCTCAGAAGAGGAATGCAGTCAAAGAGGGCATGTTCTACTTCCGGAAGGACATCTTTAAAG GATGCAACCCAGTGGACGGTTCCTCTGCAGCCCAGAATGGCCTGGATATAGATGCCGATGGGGAGATGTACACTCTGATGAGCATCGACACCATTATCAATGGAAAG GAAGGAATATTTCAGGGGCTGATCCCCATCCTGAACTGCTATCTagagaacatggaggtggatgttgacaCCAGATGCACCATCCTCAACTACCTGAAGCTAATCAAGAAACGTGCCTCAG GTGAACTGATGACGATGGCGAAGTGGATGAGGGAGTTTGTTGCTCACCACCCTCAGTATAAGCAGGACAGCGTCATCACTGACAAGATCAACTTTGACTTTATTCGGAAGTGTGACAGGATTGCAAAAGGGGAAGAGAAGTGCCCAGAACTCATAGGAGAACCAGTCAATCGGGGCAAATAA
- the elovl5 gene encoding elongation of very long chain fatty acids protein 5 — translation METINHKVNTYIDSWMGPRDERVRGWLLLDNYTPTFALTVMYLLIVWMGPKFMSHRQPFSCRGVMVVYNLGLTVLSFYMFYELVTAVWQGSYNLYCQDSHSAGEADNKVMNVLWWYYFSKLIEFMDTFFFILRNNNHQITFLHIYHHASMLNIWWFVMNWVPCGHSYFGACLNSFIHVLMYSYYGLSSIPALRPFLWWKRYITQGQLVQFFLTVSQTACAVVWPCGFPIRWLYFQMGYMVTLIILFSNFYIETYKKRSMSLKKNEYQNGSASPTNGHANGVSTIETITHRKLRAD, via the exons ATGGAGACAATCAATCATAAAGTAAATACGTATATAGACTCATGGATGGGTCCCAGGG ATGAGAGGGTGCGGGGATGGTTGTTACTGGACAACTATACTCCAACCTTTGCACTGACTGTCATGTACCTGCTGATCGTGTGGATGGGGCCCAAATTCATGAGCCACAGGCAGCCATTCTCCTGCAGGGGCGTCATGGTGGTCTACAATCTGGGACTCACAGTCCTCTCCTTCTACATGTTCTATGAG TTGGTGACTGCTGTATGGCAAGGTAGCTACAATTTATACTGCCAAGACTCACACAGTGCTGGAGAAGCAGATAACAAG GTCATGAACGTTCTCTGGTGGTACTACTTCTCCAAACTCATCGAGTTCATGGACAccttcttcttcatcctccGAAACAACAACCATCAGATCACATTCCTGCACATCTACCACCATGCCAGCATGCTCAACATCTggtggtttgttatgaactggGTGCCCTGTGGTCACT CGTACTTTGGTGCCTGTCTGAACAGCTTCATCCACGTCCTGATGTATTCCTATTACGGGCTGTCCTCTATTCCGGCCTTGAGGCCATTCCTCTGGTGGAAGAGATACATCACTCAGGGCCAGCTG GTACAGTTCTTTTTAACCGTATCCCAGACAGCCTGTGCAGTAGTATGGCCCTGTGGGTTCCCAATCCGCTGGCTGTACTTCCAGATGGGCTACATGGTCACTCTAATCATACTCTTCTCAAACTTCTATATTGAG aCATACAAGAAGCGTAGTATGTCACTAAAGAAGAATGAATACCAGAACGGGTCTGCTTCTCCTACAAATGGACATGCAAATGGAGTTTCCACCATAGAAACAATTACACACAGGAAACTGAGGGCGGACTGA